From one Triticum urartu cultivar G1812 chromosome 3, Tu2.1, whole genome shotgun sequence genomic stretch:
- the LOC125543157 gene encoding 2-oxoglutarate-dependent dioxygenase 19-like produces MPTPSHRHCPNHPKGDHGDCAGACGGDGIPVIDLGVLLNGNAEERSQATHELGQACEHWGFFMVINHGVPEALQEEVMEACKELYSLPRDEKAEYIAAGPKDPVRIGTGLFYSDVDDAICRRDYVKMVAHPEFHCPAKPARLRDIAVEYSARTRQLLLELAKVVSESLGLDRGRISEVLNLESCFQILVGNNYPPYAGSDGVMGISAHSDHGLLTMLFQNGVDGLQVKHNGQWVTAKPLPGSLFILTGDQLEIVSNGRYKAVLHRALVHGGQMRMSFVSLVGPCLDAVVEPVLELAQNDPQGMKFRGIRYRDYMEHQQSSKMNTKAALDIVRVQGDILTCESRTNNSTEADSSGYSPTS; encoded by the exons ATGCCGACGccgtctcatcgccattgccctAACCATCCAAAGGGGGATCACGGTGACTGTGCTGGAGCATGCGGTGGGGACGGCATCCCCGTCATCGACCTCGGCGTCCTCCTCAACGGCAACGCCGAGGAACGATCTCAGGCGACACACGAGCTCGGCCAGGCCTGCGAACACTGGGGCTTCTTCATG GTGATTAATCATGGGGTGCCTGAGGCGCTCCAAGAAGAAGTGATGGAGGCGTGTAAGGAACTATACAGCTTACCGAGGGATGAGAAGGcagaatacattgctgctggccCAAAGGATCCTGTACGTATTGGAACAGGTCTCTTCTACTCTGACGTCGACGATGCCATATGTCGGAGGGACTATGTGAAGATGGTTGCTCACCCAGAGTTTCACTGCCCTGCAAAGCCTGCAAGGCTGAG AGATATTGCTGTGGAGTACTCTGCTCGAACGAGGCAGCTGTTGCTGGAGCTTGCGAAGGTGGTCTCCGAGAGCCTGGGACTTGATCGTGGCCGCATTTCTGAAGTCCTAAACCTTGAGTCCTGCTTCCAGATCCTTGTCGGGAACAATTACCCGCCATATGCTGGCTCGGATGGGGTTATGGGAATTTCAGCCCACTCTGACCACGGCCTTCTCACTATGCTCTTCCAAAATGGCGTGGATGGTCTCCAAGTCAAGCACAACGGCCAGTGGGTCACCGCAAAGCCCCTTCCAGGCTCACTGTTCATTCTCACTGGCGATCAGTTGGAG ATTGTGAGCAATGGAAGGTACAAGGCCGTGCTCCATCGCGCACTGGTCCACGGTGGGCAGATGAGGATGTCGTTCGTGAGCCTGGTCGGGCCGTGCCTAGATGCTGTCGTAGAGCCAGTCCTGGAGTTAGCACAGAATGACCCCCAGGGCATGAAGTTCCGGGGAATCAGGTACAGGGACTACATGGAGCACCAGCAGAGCAGCAAGATGAACACAAAAGCAGCACTGGACATCGTTCGTGTGCAgggtgacatattgacatgtgaGAGCAGAACTAACAATTCAACAGAGGCTGATTCTTCAGGTTACAGTCCTACAAGTTGA
- the LOC125543158 gene encoding frataxin, mitochondrial, with protein MAARKLIFGLTAARRASSRASVLLRASPLLEASTSASHATAAATKPSGGSPWALLFSSRVFSSTPPAQQSAGDVPAPSAVDHKLIMPEDKFHKLADDTIHDLLEKLEEYGDSQQMDGFDIDYGNQVLTLRLGDLGTYVVNKQTPNRQIWLSSPVSGPARFDWDAATDSWIYRRTGVNLMRLLEKEIGELCGTPVDLS; from the exons atggcggcgcggAAGCTCATCTTCGGCCTCACAGCAGCAAGGCGAGCCAGTTCTCGGGCCTCTGTACTCCTCCGGGCCTCACCCCTCCTGGAAGCCTCCACTTCTGCCTcccacgccaccgccgccgcgACGAAGCCGTCAGGTGGATCGCCGTGGGCGCTGCTCTTCTCCTCTAGGGTCTTCTCGTCGACCCCTCCGGCTCAACAGTCCGCCGGAGATGTGCCCGCCCCATCCGCGGTGGACCACAA GTTGATAATGCCAGAGGATAAGTTCCATAAATTAGCAGATGATACAATACATGATTTGCTTGAAAAACTTGAG GAATATGGTGATTCTCAGCAGATGGATGGCTTCGACATAGATTACGGG AATCAAGTTCTAACATTGAGGCTAGGCGATTTGGGGACCTATGTTGTAAACAAGCAAACGCCAAACAGACAAATCTGGCTATCTTCACCTGTGAG TGGGCCTGCTAGATTTGACTGGGATGCAGCAACAGACAGTTGGATTTATAGGCGGACTGGAGTAAATCTCATGCGACTTCTAGAGAAGGAGATCGGTGAGCTCTGTGGAACTCCAGTAGACCTTTCATAA